A window of Phycisphaeraceae bacterium genomic DNA:
CCGCAGTTACCGCACGTGTTACTTCAATCTCTGCTGGACCCCGATGCTCTCCGCTGATCTCGGCCGACAGATCCTGAGCCAGTGCATCGACATGTTGCCGAAAAATAAAATTCTTACCGGCACAGATTGCGGCTCCGCGGAGTCGATGCTCGGCACGGTTCGCCACCTGCGCAGTGAATTAGGCGCTGTCCTGCTCGAAAAAATCGAGAGAGGTTATTTCGGTTTGGATGTCGCCAAAAAAACCGCGCGGGCGATTTTGTTGGACAACCCCCTGGAATTTTATGCAATGAAATACGATGACATCGGCCTGCGGGAAGAGGAATCGATGCTTACTTCCGCTGGGCAGGTTTCCAACGTGAATCCATAAATAGCTGCTCCGTCACGATCAAAATGTCACGCTCTGTCTTGTTAGACTGAGGCACGGATGCCGGAAGACCCCATCACTCCTGTTGATACCCAAACCGATCCGTTGTTGGCTGATCTGACCGAGCCGCAGCGCGAAGCGGTCACGCACGTTAATGGGCCATTGCTGGTACTGGCTGGCGCAGGTTCTGGTAAGACTCGCGTTATCACGAGGCGCATTGCTCATCTGGTGCTGCGTGTCGGTATTCCTCCGTGGAATATTCTGGCTATCACGTTCACCAATAAAGCCGCCGGTGAAATGCGAGACCGTGTAGCTAAGCTCGTCAGCGAACGACAAGCACGAGCGATTTCCGTCTGCACCTTTCACAGTCTCTGCGCGAGGATCATCCGACAGTACGCATCAAAGCTCGACCTGCCGCCGGGGTTTTCCATTTATGACACTGCCGATCAGACCCGCGCAATCAAAACCGCGCTCGAGGCACTGCAAATCAACGTCAATAATTTCCCGCCTGGCAAGGTACTCAGCACGATCAGCTCGGCCAAAAACGAATTGATCGACGCTGCTGCATACGCATCCAATGCGAATGATTTTTATTCCAAGAGTGTTGCGAAAATCTACTCAAAGTATCAGCAGATCCTTGCTCGAAATAAGGCTCTGGATTTTGACGACCTGCTGATGAAAACAGCGGACTTGATGCGGAATCACCCGAACGCCCTTGCGGAGTTGCGGCAACGATTCACTTACCTGCTCATCGACGAGTACCAGGACACGAACCACGCTCAATTCATCATCGCCCATGCTCTTGGCAGCGAGCATCGCAACGTCTGTGCAACCGGTGACCCCGATCAATCCATTTATGGATGGCGCGGCGCGAACATCCGCAATATTCTCGAATTTGAAAGCCACTACCCAGAAGCGAAAGTGGTCAGACTCGAACAGAACTACCGCTCAACTAAAAATATCCTCGCGGTGGCCGACGCATTGATCCGGAACAACAAACAGCGCAAGCACAAATCTCTCTGGACGGAGAACGAGGCCGGCGAAGCGGTGAGCGTCGTAACCTGCTACGACGAACGTAAGGAAGCGGAGTGGATCGTCAGCCAGATGCGGGAGTGGCACGATGAAAAGAAGCTGCCCTGGGGTGGGATGGCTGTTTTTTACAGAACCAACTCGCTCAGCCGTGTCGTCGAGGACGCTCTGCGTGCATCAGGTATTCCATACCAGATCGCCCGAGGCACAGCGTTTTATGAACGAAAAGAAATCAAAGATGCCGTTGCCTATCTCCGCGTCATAGCCAATCCGTCGGATGAGACAAATCTAGCCCGCATCCTCAATACGCCTGCTCGTGGAATCAGTGAAGCAACGATCAAAGGTTTGCAAGCATTTGCGGTGGTCAATGGCTGGTCACTCTATGAAACAATCTGCCGTGTAGCTTCCGTAACCAACCTTGCTCCGCGTGCTGTGGCGGCCGTGCAGAAATTCACGAACATGATCGAAACATGGCGGCACATCGCGGGATTGGAAACATCCCCCGGTATCCCGGATCGTTCCCCTGAACAAAACATTGGCACAAACAAGGCTGATATCGAAATCTCACTCCGTGCACTGGTCGAGCGTGTATTGACGGATTCAGGACTGCATCAATATTACCGTGATGACAAGACCGATCCGGATGGAGAACGACTAGCGAACCTCGGCGAGCTTGTCAGTTCGGCCCAACAGTTCGAAGTGGATCTTGCTGCGGTCGATGGCGATCTACCCAGCCTGGCGGAGCGGCTTGGAGCGTATCTTGAGCAAATCAGCCTCGTAAGTGATGTGGATGATGTGAACCCGGAGAAAGGTGCGGTCACACTCATGACCTTGCACGCAGCCAAAGGTCTGGAGTTCCCTCTCGTCGCACTCATCGGAGTAGAGGACGGCCTGCTCCCACATGTCCGGTCGCATGCCAGCCCTACTGAGATGGAGGAAGAACGCCGCCTTTGTTTCGTCGGCATCACACGAGCACAAAGGATGCTGCTCATTACACACGCGCGGTTCCGCACGATTTTCGGCCAGACCACGCCAACGATTCCAAGCCGATTTCTCAACGAGTTTCCCAGTGGCAACATCAAGACGGAAGACGTTTCCAATCAAGACTCATGGACCGCGGGTGAAGATCGATTCCCCGGTATTTCCCGGCTGCGTCAAAGCGCTCAGCAGGAAACGGCTGAATACCCGCCGGGAACGTTGGTCCGTCACCCGCAGTTTGGGCTCGGTCGCGTGTTAACGGTTAATGCTTACGGCACGCAGACGAGGGCACAGATCGCGTTCAATACGTCTGGAGTTAAAACCTTGATCCTCCAATACGCAAATCTTCAGCGCGTTTGATCATCCAGACGTGAGCTAACTGCTCAAGTCATGTTGCTTCATCCAGTTCACCTACAATTCCATTCATCATGGCAACGTGGGTCAAAATCTGCGGTATTCGGACTCCACAGATCGCAATGGAGGCAGCGGAAGCAGGAGCCCATGCGATCGGCTTGGTATTTGCCAACGGCTCACCACGCCAAGTCACCGCCGAAGCAGCCAGGGAAATCGTTAAAGCATTGCCGGGAAATATTGAGCCTGTTGCGCTCTTTGTAGATGCCTCGACCGACGAGATTCGCAGGACATGCGAGACGACGGACATCCGAACTGTCCAGCTTCACGGCCGGGAAACCGTTGACTTCGCGGCAGCTCTCGCCCCGCTGCGTGTATTCAAGGCATTGCACTACCGCGAAGGACTTATCAGCGAATTATCACCTTGGCTCGATGCTGGCGTTCGTACCATTCTCATCGACAGTCCTCCGCGAGGCTTGCTCAATGGCGGCAGCGGAGAAGCGTTTTCATGGGAAGACCTTGCCCGTGATCTGAAACGCACTCCTCCGCCTGCGCGTCTCCGACTCGTCATCGCCGGCGGCCTCACACCCGTCAACGTGTCGAAAGTCGTTCGCTTGCTCAACCCCTACGGCGTGGATGTTTCAAGCGGCGTCGAATCATCACGCGGCGTCAAGGATGTCCATCTGATCCGCGATTTCTGCGATGCGATCCGTAAGGCGGATTCCGCCTGAAAGCAGCCGTCTTACTTTACTCCACTGTTTCAGGCTCAGATCGCTTTTCAGCATCATATTGAAAGTCTTCGCGGGAAAAAGTCATATTTCATCGCTCGCTTGGCCATCCACAGGGTTTCCTCCGCGACGGCATTCGCACGGGCGGTTCCCTCCTCGAGTACTTTAGTCACGCGAAACGGATCGGCCTCAAGAGCTGCACGGCGTTGACGAATAGGCTCCAGAAAAGTGTTGAGCACCTCCGCTAATCGTTTTTTGCAATCGCCATCGCCAATTTTTCCTTCCGCATACTTCGCCTTGAGTTCTACGACTTCTTCTTTATTCGGATTGAAAGCATCGTGGTACTGCCACAGCGGGTTCTTGTCGGACACGTCACCCGGATCGGTAGGGTTCATCCGGCCGGTAAAAATCTTGTTGCACTTTTTCTGAACGGTTTTCGTATCGTCAGAGAGAAGGATGGCATTACCCAGCGACTTGCTCATTTTATTTTTTCCATCGGTGCCGATGAGTCGGGCAATTCTGCCGACTTTCACCTCAGGTACGGGAAAGACCGCCTGGGCGTGTGCATCATCACCGCCTTTGGGATCAACGCCGCAGTAAGCGACGTTAAACCGCCGAGCAAGTTCGCGGCACATCTCGATATGAGGAACCTGATCTTCACCAACGGGCACGTATTTAGGTCGGAAGGCGAGGATATCCGCTACCTGACCGACCGGGTACATGAGGAAACCGAAGGAATAATTGTCACCAAGATTTTTGACAACGATTTCATCTTTGACGGTGGGATTGCGCATGAGCCGACCAAAACCCAGCAGCATGGCGAAGTACCAGGTAAGCTCCGCGATGGCGGGGACTTCACTCTGAAGAAAGATGGTGGACTTCGCGGGATCGATGCCAGTCGCAAGATAGTCAATGACAATCTGTCTGACATCCTCGCTGACAGCGGCGGGTTCTTCCGCACGGGTCGTCAGAGCATGGACGTTAGCGATGATAAAGAAACAATCGAAGCTGTCCTGCATCGCAAGACGATTTTCGATTGAACCGACATAGTGGCCCAGATGCAGCCGTCCCGTCGGCGTATCGCCGGTGAGGATGCGAGGTTTCGATTTAACGGTGGACATGGCGGCACAGTGTACGGCAATAATCGCCGCTTGCCGATCATCATCGATCAAGACCTGGATATTTGAGTGCGTTCGTGACGAGGTGGCAGGACTGGGAATCGGCAGAATGCGCGCTATCACCCATTGACAACGAGACTGCTGATCGCAGTTTGCTGTACGTGGGTTACATCTGCGGCCGCAGCACTGGGTTTGCCTTCCGTAGCAATTTT
This region includes:
- a CDS encoding phosphoribosylanthranilate isomerase gives rise to the protein MATWVKICGIRTPQIAMEAAEAGAHAIGLVFANGSPRQVTAEAAREIVKALPGNIEPVALFVDASTDEIRRTCETTDIRTVQLHGRETVDFAAALAPLRVFKALHYREGLISELSPWLDAGVRTILIDSPPRGLLNGGSGEAFSWEDLARDLKRTPPPARLRLVIAGGLTPVNVSKVVRLLNPYGVDVSSGVESSRGVKDVHLIRDFCDAIRKADSA
- the trpS gene encoding tryptophan--tRNA ligase, with amino-acid sequence MSTVKSKPRILTGDTPTGRLHLGHYVGSIENRLAMQDSFDCFFIIANVHALTTRAEEPAAVSEDVRQIVIDYLATGIDPAKSTIFLQSEVPAIAELTWYFAMLLGFGRLMRNPTVKDEIVVKNLGDNYSFGFLMYPVGQVADILAFRPKYVPVGEDQVPHIEMCRELARRFNVAYCGVDPKGGDDAHAQAVFPVPEVKVGRIARLIGTDGKNKMSKSLGNAILLSDDTKTVQKKCNKIFTGRMNPTDPGDVSDKNPLWQYHDAFNPNKEEVVELKAKYAEGKIGDGDCKKRLAEVLNTFLEPIRQRRAALEADPFRVTKVLEEGTARANAVAEETLWMAKRAMKYDFFPRRLSI
- a CDS encoding UvrD-helicase domain-containing protein yields the protein MPEDPITPVDTQTDPLLADLTEPQREAVTHVNGPLLVLAGAGSGKTRVITRRIAHLVLRVGIPPWNILAITFTNKAAGEMRDRVAKLVSERQARAISVCTFHSLCARIIRQYASKLDLPPGFSIYDTADQTRAIKTALEALQINVNNFPPGKVLSTISSAKNELIDAAAYASNANDFYSKSVAKIYSKYQQILARNKALDFDDLLMKTADLMRNHPNALAELRQRFTYLLIDEYQDTNHAQFIIAHALGSEHRNVCATGDPDQSIYGWRGANIRNILEFESHYPEAKVVRLEQNYRSTKNILAVADALIRNNKQRKHKSLWTENEAGEAVSVVTCYDERKEAEWIVSQMREWHDEKKLPWGGMAVFYRTNSLSRVVEDALRASGIPYQIARGTAFYERKEIKDAVAYLRVIANPSDETNLARILNTPARGISEATIKGLQAFAVVNGWSLYETICRVASVTNLAPRAVAAVQKFTNMIETWRHIAGLETSPGIPDRSPEQNIGTNKADIEISLRALVERVLTDSGLHQYYRDDKTDPDGERLANLGELVSSAQQFEVDLAAVDGDLPSLAERLGAYLEQISLVSDVDDVNPEKGAVTLMTLHAAKGLEFPLVALIGVEDGLLPHVRSHASPTEMEEERRLCFVGITRAQRMLLITHARFRTIFGQTTPTIPSRFLNEFPSGNIKTEDVSNQDSWTAGEDRFPGISRLRQSAQQETAEYPPGTLVRHPQFGLGRVLTVNAYGTQTRAQIAFNTSGVKTLILQYANLQRV